The Thermococcus sp. genomic interval CAAACTTTGCTAGACCTCTACACGATAAAGAGAACCTTCGGGAGAATAGACGGCCTAACCATAGGTCTGCTCGGCGATTTGAAGTACGGGAGGACCGTCCACAGTTTAGCCGAGGCTCTAGCCTTCTACGACGTCGAGCTCTACCTGATTTCACCCGAGCTCTTGAGGATGCCGAAGCACATCGTTGATGAGCTCCGTGAGAGGGGCTTAACCGTTCACGAGACGACCGACCTTGAGGGCGCGATTCCCGAGCTTGACGTCCTCTACGTGACGAGGATTCAGAGAGAGCGCTTCCCGGACGAGGAGGAGTACCTCAAGGTCAAGGGTAGCTACCAGGTGAACCTCTCAACCCTCAAGAACGCGAAGGAAAGCCTGAAGGTAATGCACCCTCTCCCAAGGGTTGACGAGATACATCCCGAAGTGGATAAGAGCGAGCACGCCCTCTACTTCAGGCAGGTCTTCTCAGGTGTTCCGGTGAGAATGGCCCTGCTCGGACTAACGCTTGGAGTTCTGGAGGGGATTTGAATGCCCGAGCTGAAGGTTGAGGTTATTCCCGAGGGGACTGTCATAGATCACATTCCAGCAGGGAAGTGGCTCAAAGTAATAGAGATACTCGGCCTGACCAGGCCCAACGGCGGGACCCTGCTCATAGCCTCCAACGTCCCGAGCAAAAAGCTCGGAAGGAAGGACATCGTGAAGGTCGAGGGGCGCTACCTCAGCGAGGAGGAGGTCAACAAAATCGCCCTGATAGCGCCGCTTGCAACGGTTAACATCGTGAGGGACTACAAAATCATCGAGAAGTTCAAGGTGGAAATCCCGGACGAGATAGTCGGAATCCTCAGCTGTCCGAACCCGAACTGCGTCAGCAACCACGAGTACGTAAAGCCAAGATTCAGGGTGGAAAGCAGAGAACCGCTAAAGCTCCGCTGTTACTACTGCGAGAGAACAATCGAGGGGGACGAGATAATAGGCAACCTCTGAGCAAGGCTTTTTAACGTTCTT includes:
- the pyrI gene encoding aspartate carbamoyltransferase regulatory subunit, with the protein product MPELKVEVIPEGTVIDHIPAGKWLKVIEILGLTRPNGGTLLIASNVPSKKLGRKDIVKVEGRYLSEEEVNKIALIAPLATVNIVRDYKIIEKFKVEIPDEIVGILSCPNPNCVSNHEYVKPRFRVESREPLKLRCYYCERTIEGDEIIGNL
- the pyrB gene encoding aspartate carbamoyltransferase, encoding MDWKGRDVISIRDFSKEDIEFVLSVAERLEEELKEKGSLDYARGKILATLFFEPSTRTRLSFESAMHRLGGSVIGFSSASSTSVKKGESLADTIKTVEQYSDVIVIRHPMEGAARLAAEVAEIPVINAGDGSNQHPTQTLLDLYTIKRTFGRIDGLTIGLLGDLKYGRTVHSLAEALAFYDVELYLISPELLRMPKHIVDELRERGLTVHETTDLEGAIPELDVLYVTRIQRERFPDEEEYLKVKGSYQVNLSTLKNAKESLKVMHPLPRVDEIHPEVDKSEHALYFRQVFSGVPVRMALLGLTLGVLEGI